ATTGCGCTGTACCAGCAGTTCCGGGGCCGCTGCCTGCTGGCCTTTGGCATTGGCACCAACCTGACCAACGACATGGGCGACCCGCCGCTGCACGTGCCATTGCAGATCGTCATCAAGATGATCCGCTGCAACGGCCAGCCCGTGGCCAAGCTGTCGGATTCACCGGGCAAGAACATGTGCGAGGACGAGAAGTACGTGGGCTACCTGCGCCAGGTGTTCGAGATCGAGACCGCCCCATGAGCGGCGCTGGCATGTCCGCGGTCTGGGGCATCCCGTTCGCGGGCATTTTGCTGTCGATTGCGCTGTGCCCGCTATGGGCACCGGGCTTTTGGCACCACCATTTCGGCAAAGTGTCGGCAGCGTGGTCGCTGGCTTTTTTGCTGCCATTGGCTTGGGTGTTCGGGTGGGATGCTGCGGCCCATAGCCTGGTGCATGCGCTGCTGGCCGAATACCTGCCGTTCATCATTTTGCTGACCGCGCTCTACACCGTGGCCGGCGGCATTTTTATCCGCGGCAACCTGCACGGCAGCCCGCGCCTGAACGTGGCGCTGCTGGCCATTGGTGCGGCACTGGCCAGCGTGATGGGCACCACCGGCGCCTCTATGCTGATGCTGCGCCCGCTGCTGCGCGCCAACGACAACCGCATCCACAAGGTGCACGTGGTGGTGTTCTTCATCTTCATCGTCTCCAACGCCGGGGGGGCGCTGACCCCGCTGGGCGATCCGCCGCTGTTTTTGGGATTTTTGCAGGGCGTGGACTTCTTCTGGACCGTAGGCCACCTGTGGCAGCCCACGCTGTTTTTGGTCGGCGTGCTGCTGGCGTTGTGCTTCGCCATCGACCGCTACTACTACGCCAAAGAGGGCGTGCTGCCGGTGGACCCCACGCCCGACACCCCACGCATCGGCTTTGACGGCGGCGTGAACTTTGCGCTGCTGGGCGCGGTGGTGGGGCTGGTGCTGCTCAGCGGCTTCTGGAAGTCGCCCGTGGTGTTCCACGTGGCCGGGGCCGAGGTGGGCTTGCCGGGGCTGGTGCGCGACGCGGGCCTGGTGCTGGTGACCCTGCTGTCGCTGCGCTGGACCCCGGCCCAGGTGCATGCCGACAACCAATTCAGCTGGGGCCCGATGCTGGAAGTGGCCAAGCTGTTTGCAGGCATCTTCCTGACCATCATCCCGGTGATCGCCTTGCTGCGCGAGGGCCTGCACGGCCCGTTTGGCGCGGTGGTGGCCGCCGTCACCCGGCCCAATGGCACGCCCGACCCGGCCATGTACTTCTGGGCCAGCGGCTTGCTCAGCTCGTTTCTGGACAACGCGCCCACCTACCTGGTGTTTTTCAACACCGCCGGTGGCGACGCGCCTACGCTGATGACCACGCTGGCCCCCACGCTCATGGCGGTGTCTGCCGGTTCGGTCTTCATGGGGGCCAACAGCTACATCGGCAACGCGCCCAATATGATGGTCAAAGCCATTGCCGAGCAGCGCGGTGTGGCCATGCCCAGCTTTTTTGGCTACATGGCCTGGTCGTGTGCCATTCTGGTCCCCCTGTTTTTCGTGATCACCCTCATTTGGTTCAAATAAATGCCCAAACCCGCCATCCTGGTCGCCCGCAAAATCTTCCCCGCCACCCTTGCCGCGCTGGAGCAGCATTTCGAGGTGGAGTCCAACCAGGAAGATGCCTCCTGGAGCAAGGCCGAGCTGATTGCCCGGCTGCAGGGCAAGGTGGGGGCCTTCACCACCGGCAGCGAGCGCATCGACGCCGAGCTGCTGGCCGCCTGCCCTTTATTGCGCATCTGCGCCAACATGGCCGTGGGCTACAACAACTTTGACATCGACGCGATGAGCGCCGCGGGCGTGCTGGCCACCAACGCCCCCGACGTGCTCACCGAGACCACCGCCGACTTCGGCTTCGCCCTGCTGATGGCCACCGCCCGCCGCATCAGCGAGAGCGAGCATTTTCTGCGCGCCGGGCTGTGGAAGAAGTGGAGCTACGACATGTTTGCCGGGGCCGAGATCCACGGCAGCACCCTGGGCATCATTGGCATGGGCCGCATTGGCCAGGGCATTGCCAAGCGCGGGGCCCATGGCTTTGGCATGAAGGTGGTCTACCACAACCGCAGCCAGCTCGATGCCGCCACCGAGGCCGACTGCAAGGCCCGTTTTGTCTCCAAAGAAGAGCTGCTGAAGACCGCCGACCACGTGGTGCTGGTGGTGCCGTATTCCGCCGCCTCGCACCACACCATCGGCGCGGCCGAGCTGGCGTTAATAAAGCCCACCGCCACCCTGGTCAACATCGCGCGCGGCGGCATCGTGGACGACGCGGCCCTGGCCGTGGCCCTGCGTGAGGGCCGCATTGCCGCCGCCGGGCTGGACGTGTTCGAGGGCGAGCCCAGCGTGCACCCCGACCTGCTGACTGTGCCCAACGTGGTGCTGACCCCGCACATCGCCAGCGCCACCGTGGCCACCCGCATGGCCATGGCCCAGCTGGCCGCCGACAACCTGGTCGGATTTCTTATACAAAACAAGCCTCTCACGCCCATCAATGCGGCGCAAGTAGCTAGAAAATAGATAGCATTAATGAGTTTGATTGAATGGGGGCTGCTGGCGCTGGCCGTACTGAACTTTGCGCTCTTGCTGGCCCTGCTGCTGCGCAAGCCGCCCGAGGCGGATAACGCTGCCCTGGACCGGCTGGAGCGGGGGTTGCGTGAATCGTCGCGGGCCGACCGCCAAGAGCTGGGCACCAGCTTCGCCAACTTCCAGCGCACCCTGGTGCAGCAAAGTGCCGAGGCCACGCGCACCCAAAACACCCAGATCGACGCGCTGGCCCAGCAGCTTGCCTTGCTGCAACGCTCGGTCAGCGACACCCTGAGCACCCAACTCCTGGCCCTGGGCGAGTCCAACGCAAGGCGCATGGGCGAGGTGCGCGCCACGCTGGAGGCCCAGCTGCAGCAGCTGCAGCAAAGCAACGCCGCCAAGCTGGATGAAATGCGCCAGACCGTGGATGAAAAGCTGCAGACCACGCTGGAAACCCGCCTGGGCGAAAGCTTCAAGCAGGTGGCCGACCGGCTGGAGCAGGTGCACAAAGGCCTGGGCGAAATGCAGTCGCTGGCGCAGGGCGTGGGCGACCTGCAGCGCGTGCTGACCAACGTCAAAACCCGCGGCATGTTTGGCGAAGTGCAGCTAGAGAATTTGCTGGAACAGGTGCTGACGCCTGAGCAGTACGGCAAGCAGATCGAGACCAAGCCGCGCAGCAACCAGCGCGTGGACTTCGCGGTGCGTTTCCCCGGCCGCAGTGCCGACGGCGCGCCCGTCTGGCTGCCCATCGACGCCAAGTTCCCCCGCGACGACTACGAGCGCCTGCTCGATGCCCACGAGCGGGCCGACGTCGTCGCCGCCGAGGCATCCGCCAAAGCCCTGGAAGCCCGCATCCGCGCCGAGGCCAAGTCCATCGCCGAGAGCTACCTGGCCCCGCCCCACACCACCGATTTCGCCATCCTGTTTTTGCCCATCGAGAGCCTTTACGCCGAGGTGCTGCGCCGCCCCGGCCTGATGGACAGCCTGCAGCGCGACTACCGCGTCACCCTGGCAGGCCCCACCACCTTGCTGGCCATGCTCAACAGCCTGCACATGGGTTTCCGCACCCTGGCGCTGGAGCAGCAGGCCAGTGAAGTGTGGAAGGTGCTGGGCGCGGTGAAAACCGAGTTCGAACGCTACGGCGAATGGGTCGCCCGCATCCGCGAGCAAGTGCAGAAGGCCTCGGATACGCTGGATAAGGCCGATACCCGCACCCGGCAGATGCGGCGGGCGCTGAAGGTGGTGGAGGCGTTGCCGGATGCGGAGGCGCAGGCGCTGTTGCCTGTGGGGGGAGATTTGGAGGAGGGGAATGTGTAACGGTTGAGATGAGCAGCCGGTCGCGGTCCGCTCGATGAAAGGGTTAGGGCGCACTCCGCGGACTGCCCAGCAAACTGACAAGGTAACCTACCAACAAGACACTGAAGATCAACTGAGTTAAAACGAACACTCGAACCATTCGACTGTTGGGAACGATGTCGCCGAAGGTTGTCGTAGTGGAGACTCCAACACTAAAGTACAAGAAGTCGATCCACTGAAGTCTGGCTGTACGCTTTGAATACCAATCCTCAAGGCGATTGAAAGCCTTTCCGCGAAGGTCTGCCAATCTTCCCATGAGGGAGATCTGTTCCTTGCGTAGAGTGGCTAGCTTTGTCTCAGTTGCATCGAACTTTGCTGTTGTGTTCGGATCGGCCAATTCCCGTAGATGGTGAAGCACATAGTCGCCGGTGTCAGCTTGACGGACAGCCAATACATATTGAGCCTTTGCCACGTCAACTTTTGCGTTGGCAGCCGCGATTGCCGCGGCTGGTGAAGGTGATTTTTGTGCGGCGCTTGCTAGCGCATCGGCCACGGTTGTCGCACGTTCAACTGCTGCGGACTCAACAGCAACTGCCTTTTGCTTGTATTGTTCGACGTTTGACCAAAGCTTGGCGGAGTGCTCTTCATACACTGCCTTCGCCGCTAGCTCAATCGTTTTTTGTTCTCGTTCCAGTGCGCGTAACTGGTTCTGGGCCGCAGATGCCTCACGATCAATCTCGTCGACACTCTTGGAGAACTCGTCTAGTTCAATGGCTGATGTTGCAGACGAAGCTGCGGTGGAGTCCCACATAGCGCCAGGGCTTGGTGACCATAATTTGGCCAGGAGTTGGTCGTAGGGCGTTAGATTAAATTCCCTGTTCAAGATAAAGCTGTCAGGTCGAGTTACCCACGCCCCCCAGTACATAAGGGAAAACATCAGGACCGACAGCATCCAAACGACGGCAGTAGCGGCTTTACGGTTGCATAGAAGGTGACGGACTGGTGGCATTGGGTATGTAACGTTTGAGATGAGCGGCGTGACCTGGCTTGCCGGGGCACGTCGTCTCGATTGAAGGGTTGGATTTCACGCGCTGGCTTTCGGCAGGATGGAGACGCGCACTTCAATGCCGTGGTCTCCAGTATTGAGGTCGGATTCGATGCCTGCCGGATTGGCGACTCTGCCCTCCGGGTCATAGACGAAGCACACCAGGCGACGGCATTGCGGATGCTTCTTGTACTTTGCGATATCGATGATGAGTTGCTCGCCAACACTCTTCGCGTTAAGCCCTGACCGCGTTTTCTTGATTTCGATGACGGTGTCAATTTCGGGGAGTAGAAAGTCTGTGCGTGATGCACTTCCAGCGTAGCTTGGTACCCACTCTTCAGGTCTTACATCATTGAAGTGAAGCCGCAGAAGAGCATGCATCAAGTCTTGAACGTCATATTCGTCATTTACGTCAAGAGTAGGCCGCTCGGCATGACGACTACGTAGCTGTACAGCTACGGCATGAAAGCGAAGAACCAATTCATCGAGCGCATCGAGAAGCCTGCGTTGATCAGTGCCTGATTCAATCGAGCCCGTTGCTACCGTGAAGAGCGTTGGGTTTCGCTCAATTCGTGTGATCACTGCGCAAACGACACCTCGAATCTCTTCCACACTTGCGTATGAGGACGAGTTGTAGAAATTGCTAATTCCGTCGTTGTACGAGTTTGTAACCAAGCGAATGTGCTGTGCCGACCCAGGAACGTGATCACGTAGTAAGTCGACGAGTTCAGTTGTGATGGTTCGAAGTCGATAGTTGTCTTGGCTGTCGATTGATATGCGCTCTCGAGTTCGCGTAAAGCGACCAAGAATGGTCGCAAGTTCAACTTTGTATTTCTGTAACGCTTCGAGGACTTCGGCAGCTTGCATATGAAATCTAACGAGATGTGTGCCGTAAAACCTGAGGTTTAAATCGGCGACTGAGGTTTAAATCATCCATCGAAATCTCCTGGGATTGGTTTGCAAACTGGGTTTTCATGAGTTGAGTCAGTTTTTATACAGGTATAAAAATTTCGATAAACCCAGCATCTTCGATGTGTCGTCCACTATAGCCCGCCGAAGTCTTGCGGCACCCTTTGATCGGGTATTTGTCCTTCAAAAGAAGGGGCGTGAAATGTTCTTTTTTTCGTAGCTTTTTGTGCTGGCGGAATAAGCGTCGGAGCCGGTTTTCTCTTAAAAATTTTGATGTAGGTTTGTGGTGAATACAGCTCGGGGTGGGGGTACTCGCGCCCTAGGCGCGATGCCTGGCGTAGCCGGGCCGATCCCGCGCCCCGGGGTCCCCCTCTGCAATGCGCCGAGGAGCACAGCTTTGGGCGGATCAGGGCTGGCGTCTGTTTGAGCGCCAGCGAGTTTAGCCAGACCCCGCACAAAGCGCGCACCGCAGGTTCCCCGACGCGATAGCGGCGGGGCGCTGGCAGTGGGGGCGCCTTTCTTTTGGTGACTTTTCTTTTGCGCAAAAGAAAAGTTACTGCGCCGCCGGGCGCATCACCCGGCCGGGGATGCTGGCAGGCACCCAGAAAACGTCGGCATCAACCCGCCAATAGGGGTCGGAGCCCAAATGCGGGCCACGCCGTGCTCCAGCCGCAAGCAACCCCCGCGCAATTGGGATCCGACCCCTATTGGCTACTGCCCGTGCAATTGATGGAGTTTGCTTCCCAATTGATAGTAAAAAACAGGAGCACGTTGCGCCCATTCCATCAGCGCTAGAGGCCATTTTGGCATCTGAAAATGGGCTTAAATCCTAGAAATAGCGACCTAACCAGGCGGCCCCTATCCACCCACAGCGCTTGGGTTCGCAGAGCGGGTAAGCTCGGGAGCATTTGCCCGCACCATGGCTACGAACGCGGGCTTTCCCTGGCGCTTCTTTCCCTCTCGCAACACCTCTATGACCCCCGCATTGGCCCGCCTCATCGCCGCCCAGATCTGCCTGCACGCCTGCATGACCGGCATCCGCCTGGCGGCGCCGTTGCTGGCCTTGCGTGAAGGCTTCAGCGGGCTGGCGGTGGGTTTTTTGCTGGCCTTGTTTGCGCTGACCCAGGTGTTTCTGGCCCTGCCCGCCGGGCGCTATGCCGACCGCCACGGTCTGCGCAAGCCAGTCACCGGCAGCGTGGTGATGGCAGTGCTGGGGGCCGGCCTGGCGGCGGTGTGGCCTGTTTACCCGGTGCTGTGCCTCAGCGCGCTGCTGACCGGCGGGGCCACCGGCATTGCGGTGATTGCGCTGCAGCGCCACGTGGGCCGCGCAGCCGAAGGTGCGACGCAGCTGAAAACCGTGTTCAGCTGGCTGGCGCTGGGGCCTGCGCTGTCGAATTTCATCGGCCCGTTTGCGGCCGGGCTGCTGATTGACCACGCGGGCCGGGTGCCCGCCGACCTCACGGGTTTCCAGGCGGCGTTTGCGCTGATGGCGCTGTTGCCCCTGGCCACCTGGGCGCTGGTGCAGGGCGTGCAGGAGCTGCCCGCCATCCACGCGCCCACCGGGGCCGCCAAGCCGCGCGTACTCGACCTATTGCAAGACCCGATGCTGCGCCGCCTGCTGCTGGTGAACTGGTTTTTGTCGTCCTGCTGGGACGTGCACACCTTTGTGGTGCCCATCCTGGGCCACGAGCGCGGCCTGAGCGCGTCCACCATCGGCACCATCCTGGGCGGCTTTGCCATCGCGGCGGCGGTGGTGCGCATGGCCATGCCCCTGGTGGCGGCGCGGCTGCGCGAGTGGGCGGTGATGGTGGGTGCCATGTGGATGACGGCGGCGCTGTTTGCGCTTTACCCGCTGCTGCCCAGCGCGGCGGCCATGGGCGTGTGTTCGGTGTTTCTGGGCCTGGCGCTGGGGTCGGTGCAGCCCATGATCATGAGCACCTTGCACCAGATCACCCCCGAGCACCGCCACGGCGAAGCCCTGGGCCTGCGGCTGATGAGCATCAACGCGTCGAGCGTGGTGATGCCGCTGCTGTTTGGCGTGGCCACCGCCTATGTGGGCGTGGCCGGGCTGTTCTGGGTGGTGGGGGCGGTGGTGGGCGGTGGCTCGCGCACCGCCTGGGGGCTTAAATCTTATAAAACGCCTGGATAGCGGCCCAGGCAGCCTCGGGGGTGTCGACGAAGGTGAACAGCTCCACATCATTGGGGGAGATGGCGCCCTCTTCGATCAGCAGATCGAGGTTGAACAGCTTTTTCCAGTAGTCGACACCAAACAGGATGATGGGCACGGCCTTGGCTTTGCCGGTTTGCACCAGGGTCACCACTTCGAACAGTTCGTCCAGCGTGCCAAAGCCGCCGGGGAAGGCCACCAGGGCTTTGGCGCGCATCATGAAATGCATTTTGCGCAGCGCAAAGTAGTGGAACTTGAAGTTCAGGCTGGGCGACACATAGCGGTTGCCACCTTGCTCGTGGGGCAGGGCGATGCTCAGGCCCACGGTCAGGGCGCCTGCCTCAAAGGCGCCACGGTTGGCCGCCTCCATGATGCCGGGGCCGCCGCCGGTGCAGATATAGAGGCGGTCGGCGGCGGGAAGCTGGGCGCTGTGGGTGGCTACCAGCCCGGCGAACAGGCGGGCCTGGTCGTAGTAGTGGGCGTTGCGCATGCGGCGCTGGGCGACCTTCAGGGCCTCGGCATCGCCGTTGGCCTGGGCGGCCACCAGTGCGGGCAGGGCATCTTCGGGGGCCGGGAAGCGGGCGCTGCCAAACACCACCACCGTGCTCTCAATGCCCTGGGCTTGCTGGGCCAGGTCGGGTTTGAGCATCTCCAACTGGAAGCGGATGCCGCGGGTTTCGCGGCGCAGCAGAAATTCGGGGTCGGCGAAGGCCAGGCGGTAGGCGTCGGTGTCGAGCTTTTGGCCGTTGTTGGCGTGGGCTTGCAGCTCGGCCCAGGCGAGGGCGACGCTGCGGTCGTTCAGTGCATCGGTATTTTCCATACGCGGATTGTGGTCCTAAAACATGGCACTTTTGTGTGGCAAAGCGGTAAATTGCAGCCCGGGCGGGCCAAAAAAAAGCAGCTTGCGGCGTGTACCGCAAGCTGCCTGGCCGGGAGGTGAGGCGGCTTTTTACGGGCGAACCACCAGGTCGTTGCGCACCGCGGCCACGCCCTTGACGTTACGGGTGATGGATTCGGCTTGGGCCTTTTCGGCGGCCGACTTGGCAAAACCCGACAGAATGACCGTGCCCTTCAAGGTTTGCACGCTGATGGCTCCGGCGTCTACGGTCTTGTCGGACACAAAACGGGCCTTGACCGAGGAGGTGATGGCCGCGTCGTCCACGTAGGCACCCACGGTTTCCTGCTTGCGCACCACGGCACAACCGGTGGCAGCCAAGATGGTGGTACCTGCAATGGCAGCAAAAGCGATAGCACGGATGAATTGCATGGAGGGGCCTCGGAAAAGTTGTGGAGAGACAGCTAAAACGCCGCCCATCGGGTGTGGGCCGACAGCCGGGACAATGGATTTGTTACAAATTGCGCATGGCTCTGGGCTGTGCCTGTGGTGCACCAGGTTTCAACCGTAGTTCCCACAATGGTGTAACGGATTTTTGGGCATAAATTGCCTAGTGTTCTGCTGCCTATGTGGGTAGCGATTTACTCAACCAGAAAGGTATGCCCATGCAAGCTGCTACTTCGACGGCCAAAAAGCCGTTTTACAAATCTCTCTACGTGCAGGTGCTGTTCGCGGTGGCCATGGGCGTGGCGCTGGGGCATTTCCAACCCGAACTGGGCGCGCAGATGAAGCCGCTGGGCGATGGCTTCATCAAGCTGATCAAGATGCTGATCGCCCCGATCATTTTCTGTACCGTGGTGGTGGGTATCGCCGGTATGGAAGACATGAAAAAGGTGGGTAAAACCGGGGGCCTGGCGCTGCTGTACTTTGAAATCATGAGCACGCTGGCGCTGATTGTCGGCCTGGTCATGGTCAACCTGATCCAGCCTGGCTCGGGCATGCACATCGATGCCTCCACGCTGGACACCAAGGGCATTGCGGCCTACACCGGCCCCGGCAAGATGGCGACCACCACCGACTTTTTGCTCAATGTGATCCCCTCCACCGTGGTGGATGCGTTTGCCAAGGGCGAAATCCTGCAGGTGCTGCTGTTTGCGGTGATGTTCGGCTTTGCGCTGCACAAGTTTGGTGGCCGTGGCACCCAGGTGTTTGACTTCATCGAGAAGTTCTCGCACGTGATGTTCGACATCGTGGGCATGGTCATGAAGGTGGCTCCGATCGGTGCTTTCGGTGCCATGGCCTTCACCATCGGCAAGTACGGTGTGGACTCGCTGGTGTCGCTGGGCAAGCTGATGGGCACCTTCTACGGCACCTGCCTGATCTTCGTGTTTGTGATCCTGGGCATCGTGGCGCGGCTGCATGGTTTCAGCATCGTCAAGTTCGTCAAGTACATCAAGGAAGAACTGCTGATCGTGCTGGGCACCTCGTCCAGCGAATCGGTGCTGCCCCGCATGATGGAGAAGATGGAAAACGCCGGTGCCAAGAAGTCTGTGGTGGGCCTGGTCATCCCGACCGGCTATTCGTTCAACCTGGACGGCACCTCTATCTACCTGACCATGGCAGCGGTGTTCATTGCCCAGGCCACCGACACCCCGATGACCATCGGCCAGCAAATCACCTTGCTGCTGGTGTTGCTACTGACCTCCAAGGGCGCGGCCGGTGTGACGGGCAGCGGCTTCATCGTGCTGGCCGCCACCCTGTCTGCGGTAGGCCATGTGCCGGTGGCCGGTTTGGCGCTGATCCTGGGCATCGACCGCTTCATGTCCGAAGCCCGCGCCCTGACCAACCTGGTGGGCAATGGTGTGGCGACCCTGGTGGTCGCCAAATGGACCGGCGATCTGGACATGAAACGCCTGGATGCCGCCATGAACAACGAGACCTGGGAAGAGGCCAACACCCCCGAGGTGATTCTGGACCAAACCACCTCGCGCATGGCTGTAAAGTAAGGAAGAAAATGGCCTTTTGTGCCGATTCTTATTGCACAAGCAGCTACTAAATAGATAGTGAATCAAAGCGCCACCGCAGGCCTGCCTGCGGTGGCGCTTTTTTATTGGCGGGATCTTTTTTCAATGGATTCGTGCGGTCGGATTTGGCGCTGTTTTGGTGTGTTGTTGTGCTTACCATTTTTAATACCAATGCACCATGAAAGTGCGCAAATTCATCCACAAAAATAGGTACATTTGCGGGGGCCCAAGGCGGCGTTACAGGGCTTGCAAAGTACTATGGAATAAGTCCGTTATACGAAACAATCTGTACGTTCTATCGGTCTTAAATCCAAAATCAGGGAATGAGCATGCAACTAACGACATCCATGCGCGGCATTTATGCGGCGCGAATTGGGCTGATAACAGCCGCCGCTGCGGTACTGCTCACGGGCTGCTTGCCCACCGACTATGCGGCCTCGATCCGCACCACGTCCTATGGCGTGCCGCATATCGTGGCCGACACCTTCACGGGGGCCGGCTACGGGTACGGCTATGCCTTTGCCCAGGATAATTTTTGCCTGTTTGCCGAAGAACTGGTCACCCTGCACGGCGAGCGGGCCAAATACTTTGGCGCTGCCGGTGGCTACCTGGGCCAGTTGGGCACCGTGTTTGGCAATGTCGACTCCGACTTCTTCTACAAGCTGGTGCTGAGTTCCGACCAGGCGGCCCGTTTCAAGGCGGGCTCCAGCCGCGCCACCCGCGAGCTGGCCGACGGCTTTGCCACCGGCTACAACCGCTACCTGTCCGATACCGGCCTGGCCAAGCTGCCCGTGGCCTGCCGCGGCAAAGCCTGGGTCAAGCCCATGACCGAAGAAGATGCCTTCTTGCGCTTCTCGCAGGCCGCCATGACCGGCAGTTCGCTGGGCTTCATCGGTGCCATCGGCAGTGCCGTGGCACCCGCCGCCGCCGTGGCC
This sequence is a window from Rhodoferax sp. WC2427. Protein-coding genes within it:
- a CDS encoding sodium:proton antiporter — its product is MSGAGMSAVWGIPFAGILLSIALCPLWAPGFWHHHFGKVSAAWSLAFLLPLAWVFGWDAAAHSLVHALLAEYLPFIILLTALYTVAGGIFIRGNLHGSPRLNVALLAIGAALASVMGTTGASMLMLRPLLRANDNRIHKVHVVVFFIFIVSNAGGALTPLGDPPLFLGFLQGVDFFWTVGHLWQPTLFLVGVLLALCFAIDRYYYAKEGVLPVDPTPDTPRIGFDGGVNFALLGAVVGLVLLSGFWKSPVVFHVAGAEVGLPGLVRDAGLVLVTLLSLRWTPAQVHADNQFSWGPMLEVAKLFAGIFLTIIPVIALLREGLHGPFGAVVAAVTRPNGTPDPAMYFWASGLLSSFLDNAPTYLVFFNTAGGDAPTLMTTLAPTLMAVSAGSVFMGANSYIGNAPNMMVKAIAEQRGVAMPSFFGYMAWSCAILVPLFFVITLIWFK
- a CDS encoding 2-hydroxyacid dehydrogenase: MPKPAILVARKIFPATLAALEQHFEVESNQEDASWSKAELIARLQGKVGAFTTGSERIDAELLAACPLLRICANMAVGYNNFDIDAMSAAGVLATNAPDVLTETTADFGFALLMATARRISESEHFLRAGLWKKWSYDMFAGAEIHGSTLGIIGMGRIGQGIAKRGAHGFGMKVVYHNRSQLDAATEADCKARFVSKEELLKTADHVVLVVPYSAASHHTIGAAELALIKPTATLVNIARGGIVDDAALAVALREGRIAAAGLDVFEGEPSVHPDLLTVPNVVLTPHIASATVATRMAMAQLAADNLVGFLIQNKPLTPINAAQVARK
- a CDS encoding DNA recombination protein RmuC gives rise to the protein MSLIEWGLLALAVLNFALLLALLLRKPPEADNAALDRLERGLRESSRADRQELGTSFANFQRTLVQQSAEATRTQNTQIDALAQQLALLQRSVSDTLSTQLLALGESNARRMGEVRATLEAQLQQLQQSNAAKLDEMRQTVDEKLQTTLETRLGESFKQVADRLEQVHKGLGEMQSLAQGVGDLQRVLTNVKTRGMFGEVQLENLLEQVLTPEQYGKQIETKPRSNQRVDFAVRFPGRSADGAPVWLPIDAKFPRDDYERLLDAHERADVVAAEASAKALEARIRAEAKSIAESYLAPPHTTDFAILFLPIESLYAEVLRRPGLMDSLQRDYRVTLAGPTTLLAMLNSLHMGFRTLALEQQASEVWKVLGAVKTEFERYGEWVARIREQVQKASDTLDKADTRTRQMRRALKVVEALPDAEAQALLPVGGDLEEGNV
- a CDS encoding potassium channel family protein; amino-acid sequence: MWDSTAASSATSAIELDEFSKSVDEIDREASAAQNQLRALEREQKTIELAAKAVYEEHSAKLWSNVEQYKQKAVAVESAAVERATTVADALASAAQKSPSPAAAIAAANAKVDVAKAQYVLAVRQADTGDYVLHHLRELADPNTTAKFDATETKLATLRKEQISLMGRLADLRGKAFNRLEDWYSKRTARLQWIDFLYFSVGVSTTTTFGDIVPNSRMVRVFVLTQLIFSVLLVGYLVSLLGSPRSAP
- a CDS encoding MFS transporter, producing the protein MTPALARLIAAQICLHACMTGIRLAAPLLALREGFSGLAVGFLLALFALTQVFLALPAGRYADRHGLRKPVTGSVVMAVLGAGLAAVWPVYPVLCLSALLTGGATGIAVIALQRHVGRAAEGATQLKTVFSWLALGPALSNFIGPFAAGLLIDHAGRVPADLTGFQAAFALMALLPLATWALVQGVQELPAIHAPTGAAKPRVLDLLQDPMLRRLLLVNWFLSSCWDVHTFVVPILGHERGLSASTIGTILGGFAIAAAVVRMAMPLVAARLREWAVMVGAMWMTAALFALYPLLPSAAAMGVCSVFLGLALGSVQPMIMSTLHQITPEHRHGEALGLRLMSINASSVVMPLLFGVATAYVGVAGLFWVVGAVVGGGSRTAWGLKSYKTPG
- a CDS encoding TIGR00730 family Rossman fold protein, giving the protein MENTDALNDRSVALAWAELQAHANNGQKLDTDAYRLAFADPEFLLRRETRGIRFQLEMLKPDLAQQAQGIESTVVVFGSARFPAPEDALPALVAAQANGDAEALKVAQRRMRNAHYYDQARLFAGLVATHSAQLPAADRLYICTGGGPGIMEAANRGAFEAGALTVGLSIALPHEQGGNRYVSPSLNFKFHYFALRKMHFMMRAKALVAFPGGFGTLDELFEVVTLVQTGKAKAVPIILFGVDYWKKLFNLDLLIEEGAISPNDVELFTFVDTPEAAWAAIQAFYKI
- a CDS encoding BON domain-containing protein — protein: MQFIRAIAFAAIAGTTILAATGCAVVRKQETVGAYVDDAAITSSVKARFVSDKTVDAGAISVQTLKGTVILSGFAKSAAEKAQAESITRNVKGVAAVRNDLVVRP
- a CDS encoding dicarboxylate/amino acid:cation symporter, which translates into the protein MQAATSTAKKPFYKSLYVQVLFAVAMGVALGHFQPELGAQMKPLGDGFIKLIKMLIAPIIFCTVVVGIAGMEDMKKVGKTGGLALLYFEIMSTLALIVGLVMVNLIQPGSGMHIDASTLDTKGIAAYTGPGKMATTTDFLLNVIPSTVVDAFAKGEILQVLLFAVMFGFALHKFGGRGTQVFDFIEKFSHVMFDIVGMVMKVAPIGAFGAMAFTIGKYGVDSLVSLGKLMGTFYGTCLIFVFVILGIVARLHGFSIVKFVKYIKEELLIVLGTSSSESVLPRMMEKMENAGAKKSVVGLVIPTGYSFNLDGTSIYLTMAAVFIAQATDTPMTIGQQITLLLVLLLTSKGAAGVTGSGFIVLAATLSAVGHVPVAGLALILGIDRFMSEARALTNLVGNGVATLVVAKWTGDLDMKRLDAAMNNETWEEANTPEVILDQTTSRMAVK